One Dunckerocampus dactyliophorus isolate RoL2022-P2 chromosome 18, RoL_Ddac_1.1, whole genome shotgun sequence genomic region harbors:
- the LOC129171394 gene encoding CD9 antigen-like translates to MDCCGLVCKYIIFIFNFIFAVLGFAFLGLGLWLRFSNSTGGIFALSALNSSTFVIGVTVLIVLGTLMLIVVMFGDYGASSEKKCALQVFSVLLFILALAEVVVGVLAYTQRDEVGARVAEFYNSLYTLFATTGDGGLGLTLMFIHELLHCCGVTGIPLLESVVATCPKPSGFLEKIAMPSCPGIILEFFNNNATMVMALFIGIGALLIIALICSTILKQKLVSSPSPQYIVLTNCSPSLANNPSQHDFVASSSPDQEPIIFTPLTAANIPVVQT, encoded by the exons ATGGACTGCTGTGGCCTCGTTTGCAAATACATAATCTTCATCTTCAACTTCATCTTTGCG GTGCTGGGCTTTGCCTTTCTGGGTCTGGGCCTGTGGTTGAGATTCAGCAACAGCACCGGTGGCATCTTTGCATTAAGCGCTCTCAACTCCAGCACCTTTGTAATTG GTGTGACTGTACTGATCGTGCTTGGTACACTGATGCTGATCGTGGTCATGTTCGGAGACTATGGGGCCAGCAGTGAGAAAAAATGTGCTCTTCAAGTG TTCTCTGTTCTCTTGTTCATCCTGGCGCTCGCTGAAGTTGTTGTTGGAGTACTCGCTTACACCCAGAGGGACGAG GTTGGGGCGAGGGTTGCAGAGTTCTACAACAGCCTTTATACTCTGTTTGCAACCACTGGAGATGGGGGCCTGGGTCTCACGCTCATGTTCATTCATGAGCTG CTTCATTGCTGCGGCGTGACAGGGATCCCGTTGTTGGAGTCAGTTGTAGCGACCTGCCCCAAACCAAGCGGGTTCTTGGAAAAGATCGCCATGCCT AGCTGTCCCGGGATCATCCTTGAGTTCTTCAACAATAACGCAACAATGGTGATGGCCCTCTTCATCGGAATTGGAGCTCTTTTG ATAATTGCTCTGATTTGCAGCACTATCCTCAAACAGAAGCTTGTGTCCAGCCCATCTCCTCAGTACATCGTGTTGACTAACTGCTCTCCATCTCTGGCTAACAACCCATCCCAGCATGACTTTGTCGCCAGCTCGAGCCCTGACCAAGAACCAATCATCTTCACTCCTCTCACTGCAGCCAACATCCCTGTTGTCCAGACTTAG
- the LOC129171752 gene encoding tetraspanin-5-like: MALDLCGILCKYTARLVNMIVAVLGFAFLGLGLWLRFSNSTRVIFALNALNSSTFVIGVTVLIVLGTLMLIVVTFGLYGECSEKKCALQVFSVLVFILALADVAVGGVAYTRRDQAGARVEELYNTLYTLFASQGDLDIGVMLTFIHELLHCCGVTRAPVVELVRGTCPEPRSALEEMSMPRCSKVITEFFNSNATVVMAPFIVIGLLLITALVCTIILLKQIKKDQKSYSARYSAVY, translated from the exons ATGGCTTTGGACCTCTGTGGCATCCTTTGCAAATACACCGCCCGCCTCGTCAACATGATCGTTGCG GTGCTGGGCTTTGCCTTTCTGGGTCTGGGCCTGTGGTTGAGATTCAGCAACAGCACCAGAGTCATCTTTGCATTAAACGCTCTCAACTCCAGCACCTTTGTAATTG gTGTGACTGTATTGATCGTGCTTGGTACACTGATGCTCATCGTGGTCACGTTTGGACTGTATGGGGAATGCAGTGAGAAAAAATGTGCTCTTCAAGTG TTCTCTGTTCTTGTGTTCATCCTGGCGCTTGCTGACGTTGCCGTTGGAGGGGTTGCTTACACCAGGAGGGATCAG GCTGGGGCGAGGGTTGAAGAACTCTACAACACCCTGTATACCCTGTTTGCATCGCAGGGAGATTTGGACATTGGTGTCATGCTCACGTTCATTCATGAGCTG CTTCATTGCTGTGGCGTGACACGGGCCCCGGTGGTGGAGTTAGTTCGAGGGACCTGCCCCGAACCACGCAGTGCCTTGGAGGAGATGTCCATGCCT AGGTGTTCCAAGGTCATCACTGAATTCTTCAACAGTAACGCAACAGTGGTGATGGCCCCCTTCATCGTAATTGGACTTCTTTTG ATCACAGCCCTGGTGTGCACCATTATCCTCTTGAAACAGATCAAGAAAGACCAGAAGTCCTACTCTGCCCGATACTCGGCTGTGTACTAG